The Triticum dicoccoides isolate Atlit2015 ecotype Zavitan chromosome 6A, WEW_v2.0, whole genome shotgun sequence genome has a window encoding:
- the LOC119315165 gene encoding PLASMODESMATA CALLOSE-BINDING PROTEIN 4-like, with the protein MEAALVLVVAVLLGSSALVASDFCVCRSEQPTAVLQKAIDYACGQGADCTAIAQSGACYSPDEVASHCSWAANSYFQKFRSSGATCDFTGAATLSSTDPSFSGCTFPSSASAAGTATGTGTATTGTGTTTGTGTATTGTGTTTAGTFSPGMGTGFNSTGFSPTTGSMDGTAAAAGLLPSMRLAASIAVLLLSYLALP; encoded by the exons ATGGAGGCGGCATTGGTTCTggtggtggcggtgctccttgggtCCTCAGCTCTTGTTGCCTCAG ATTTCTGCGTGTGCCGGTCGGAGCAGCCGACGGCGGTGCTGCAGAAGGCGATCGACTACGCCTGCGGGCAGGGCGCGGACTGCACGGCCATCGCGCAGAGCGGGGCGTGCTACAGCCCCGACGAGGTCGCCTCGCACTGCTCCTGGGCCGCCAACAGCTACTTCCAGAAGTTCAGGTCCTCCGGCGCCACCTGCGACTTCACCGGCGCCGCCACCCTCTCCTCCACCGACCCCA GTTTCTCCGGGTGCACGTTCCCTTCCAGTGCCAG CGCCGCCGGCACCGCGACGGGCACCGGGACAGCCACCACGGGTACCGGGACAACCACGGGCACTGGGACGGCGACTACGGGCACCGGGACAACCACGGCGGGCACCTTCAGCCCCGGGATGGGCACCGGCTTCAACAGCACCGGGTTCAGCCCGACGACCGGGAGCATGGACGGCACCGCCGCGGCGGCCGGCTTGCTTCCGTCGATGAGACTGGCGGCCTccatcgccgtcctcctcctctcctacTTGGCACTGCCCTGA